From a single Couchioplanes caeruleus genomic region:
- a CDS encoding bifunctional metallophosphatase/5'-nucleotidase, with product MDHPRRRGRAVLRHLAVPALALAVVATLPMTRSEQAQAAPQYLPGMAPAAVSYGLPAGQTVKGQFLSYNDFHGAIDPPSGSGAVVNGTPAGGVEYLATYLRNLRAEAAREGRSTLTVGAGDLIGASPLVSAAFHDEPTIELMNEVGLQVSSVGNHEFDEGVDELIRMQRGGCHPVDGCQDGDGFGGAKFSYLAANTINKKTGLPILPPIDIKFVKGVPVGFVGLTLEGTAGIVNPAGIQNVRFANEVETANKWGSLLKLFGVKAQVLLLHQGGQQNASEQVPVPGVSDCDNFTGPVVDIVKDLNPEFGLVVSGHTHRFYACTLPNAKGSSVVTSAGTNGQLVTDIDYSIDRRTGRFAEITAQNVVVQNGVPDGKGGWLKDANGVFLKNPDTVDPKAKKVADKYRTAVAPIANRVVGTITGDIVRTAGANGESPLGDVIADAQLAWTKNNGAQIALMNPGGIRADFDAEASAGGEADGKVTYGEAFTVQPFNNLVVTQTLTGAQLKDVLEQQFVGFGGQTTQRILQVSAGLTYTWTSTAAPGSKVSALALNGTPIDPAATYRVTTNDFLANGGDGFTNLNVKVDRTTAPGFDIDALVGYLGAGTPVAPGPANRITKAG from the coding sequence ATGGACCACCCCCGCCGTCGCGGCCGGGCTGTGCTGCGCCACCTCGCCGTACCAGCCCTCGCACTGGCTGTCGTCGCCACCCTGCCGATGACGCGCTCCGAGCAGGCGCAGGCCGCTCCGCAGTACCTGCCCGGCATGGCGCCCGCCGCCGTGTCCTACGGGCTGCCCGCCGGGCAGACCGTCAAGGGGCAGTTCCTCAGCTACAACGACTTCCACGGCGCCATCGACCCGCCCTCCGGGTCCGGCGCCGTCGTGAACGGCACGCCCGCGGGCGGTGTCGAATACCTCGCCACGTACCTGCGCAACCTGCGCGCCGAGGCCGCTCGCGAGGGCCGCTCGACGCTGACCGTCGGCGCCGGCGACCTGATCGGTGCGAGCCCGCTGGTCAGCGCCGCGTTCCACGACGAGCCGACGATCGAGCTCATGAACGAGGTCGGCCTGCAGGTGTCCTCGGTGGGCAACCACGAGTTCGACGAGGGCGTCGACGAGCTGATCCGCATGCAGCGCGGCGGATGCCACCCGGTGGACGGCTGCCAGGACGGCGACGGGTTCGGCGGCGCGAAGTTCAGCTACCTCGCCGCGAACACCATCAACAAGAAGACCGGCCTGCCGATCCTCCCGCCCATCGACATCAAGTTCGTCAAGGGCGTACCGGTCGGCTTCGTCGGCCTCACCCTCGAGGGCACCGCCGGCATCGTCAACCCGGCCGGCATCCAGAACGTACGCTTCGCCAACGAGGTCGAGACCGCCAACAAGTGGGGCAGCCTCCTGAAGCTCTTCGGCGTCAAGGCGCAGGTCCTGCTGCTGCACCAGGGCGGCCAGCAGAACGCGTCGGAGCAGGTGCCGGTCCCGGGCGTCTCGGATTGCGACAACTTCACCGGCCCGGTCGTCGACATCGTCAAGGACCTGAACCCCGAGTTCGGCCTCGTGGTCTCCGGCCACACGCACCGCTTCTACGCTTGCACGCTGCCCAACGCGAAGGGCTCCTCGGTGGTCACCAGCGCCGGCACCAACGGCCAGCTGGTCACCGACATCGACTACAGCATCGACCGGCGCACCGGCCGGTTCGCCGAGATCACGGCGCAGAACGTCGTGGTCCAGAACGGCGTACCGGACGGCAAGGGCGGCTGGCTGAAGGACGCCAACGGCGTCTTTCTGAAGAACCCCGACACCGTCGACCCCAAGGCCAAGAAGGTCGCCGACAAATACCGTACGGCGGTCGCGCCGATCGCCAACCGCGTGGTCGGCACGATCACGGGCGACATCGTACGGACCGCCGGCGCCAACGGTGAGTCCCCGCTGGGCGACGTCATCGCGGACGCGCAGCTCGCGTGGACGAAGAACAACGGGGCCCAGATCGCGCTCATGAACCCGGGCGGCATCCGCGCCGACTTCGACGCCGAGGCGTCCGCGGGTGGCGAGGCCGACGGCAAGGTCACGTACGGCGAGGCCTTCACCGTCCAGCCGTTCAACAACCTGGTGGTGACCCAGACGCTCACCGGCGCGCAGCTCAAGGACGTGCTCGAGCAGCAGTTCGTGGGCTTCGGCGGGCAGACCACCCAGCGCATCCTGCAGGTGTCGGCCGGTCTGACGTACACGTGGACCAGCACGGCGGCGCCCGGCTCCAAGGTCAGCGCGCTCGCCCTCAACGGCACGCCGATCGACCCGGCAGCCACGTACCGGGTCACGACGAACGACTTCCTGGCCAACGGCGGCGACGGCTTCACCAACCTGAACGTGAAGGTGGACCGCACCACCGCGCCGGGCTTCGACATCGACGCCCTGGTCGGCTACCTGGGCGCCGGCACGCCGGTCGCGCCGGGCCCCGCGAACCGCATCACCAAGGCGGGCTGA
- a CDS encoding chorismate mutase gives MTADLMDQSTGAGAPPAAEEIKAMRERIDEIDQAIIDLWLERARLSQEVGKTRMASGGTRLVLSREREIVERFREALGADGTQVALMILRAGRGPL, from the coding sequence ATGACCGCCGACCTGATGGACCAGTCGACCGGTGCCGGAGCGCCCCCCGCCGCCGAGGAGATCAAGGCGATGCGGGAGCGGATTGACGAGATCGACCAGGCGATCATCGACCTGTGGCTGGAGCGCGCCCGGCTCTCCCAGGAGGTCGGCAAGACCCGGATGGCCTCCGGCGGCACCCGCCTCGTGCTCTCCCGGGAGCGCGAGATCGTGGAACGCTTCCGTGAGGCTCTCGGCGCCGACGGCACCCAGGTCGCGCTGATGATCCTCCGCGCCGGCCGCGGCCCCCTGTAG
- a CDS encoding ABC transporter ATP-binding protein translates to MPETILKVDNLVKHYPVTRGVVFRRTIGQVHAVDGVSFDLKAGETLGVVGESGCGKSTLSRVLMNLEKPTSGSVHYRGEELSGLHGAALRRMRRQIQLVMQDPYTSLDPRMTVGDLIGEPFEIHPEVAPKGSRRRKVQELLEVVGLNPEHINRYPHQFSGGQRQRIGIARALALRPEIIVCDEPVSALDVSIQAQVMNLLDSLQKEFGLAYIFIAHDLSVVRHLSDRVAVMYLGKIVEIGSEDEIYERPTHPYTQALLSAVPVPDPTVRHTKQIIRLTGDVPSPVNPPSGCRFRTRCWKAQDICATDVPELVERRGSDHPSACHFAEPREVVVTHDARTL, encoded by the coding sequence GTGCCTGAGACGATCCTGAAAGTCGACAACCTGGTGAAGCACTACCCCGTGACCCGCGGGGTGGTCTTCCGGCGCACCATCGGTCAGGTGCACGCGGTGGACGGGGTCTCGTTCGACCTCAAGGCCGGCGAGACGCTCGGCGTGGTGGGCGAGTCGGGCTGCGGCAAGTCGACCCTCTCGCGGGTGCTGATGAACCTCGAGAAGCCGACCAGCGGCTCGGTGCACTACCGCGGCGAGGAGCTGTCCGGGCTGCACGGCGCGGCGCTGCGCCGGATGCGCCGGCAGATCCAGCTGGTGATGCAGGACCCGTACACCTCGCTGGACCCGCGCATGACGGTCGGTGACCTCATCGGCGAGCCCTTCGAGATCCACCCTGAGGTGGCGCCGAAGGGCAGCCGCCGGCGCAAGGTGCAGGAGCTGCTCGAGGTGGTCGGGCTCAACCCCGAGCACATCAACCGCTACCCGCACCAGTTCTCCGGCGGTCAGCGCCAGCGCATCGGCATCGCCCGCGCGCTCGCGCTGCGGCCGGAGATCATCGTCTGCGACGAGCCGGTCAGCGCGCTGGACGTCTCCATCCAGGCCCAGGTGATGAACCTGCTCGACTCGCTCCAGAAGGAGTTCGGGCTGGCGTACATCTTCATCGCGCACGACCTGTCGGTGGTCCGGCACCTGTCGGACCGGGTCGCGGTCATGTACCTCGGCAAGATCGTGGAGATCGGGTCCGAGGACGAGATCTACGAGCGGCCCACGCACCCGTACACGCAGGCGCTGCTGTCGGCGGTGCCGGTGCCGGACCCGACGGTCCGGCACACCAAGCAGATCATCCGCCTCACCGGCGACGTTCCCAGCCCGGTGAACCCGCCCTCCGGCTGCCGCTTCCGTACGCGGTGCTGGAAGGCGCAGGACATCTGCGCGACGGACGTCCCCGAGCTGGTCGAGCGGCGCGGCAGCGATCACCCGAGCGCCTGCCACTTCGCCGAGCCGCGCGAGGTCGTGGTGACCCACGACGCCAGGACGCTCTGA
- a CDS encoding ABC transporter ATP-binding protein, translated as MSEVVITDPRYASAGKPSGRLLEVEDLRVEFRTRDGVAKVINGVTYHVNAGETLAVLGESGSGKSVTAQAIMGILDTPPGFVTGGHIRFHGDDMLAMSSEQRRRIRGNGIAMVFQDALSALNPVFTVGFQIAEQFRVRQGLSRRDAKKRAIEMLDQVKIPYAKQRVNEYPHQFSGGMRQRVMIAMSLALDPEVLIADEPTTALDVTVQAQIMDLLSELQRERQMGMILITHDLGVVADVADRIAVMYAGRIVEEATVYELYAKPAHPYTIGLLQSIPRLDEKGQELRTIKGLPPNLMRIPSGCPFHPRCPMRVDDICIPNVPPLLQVGATRASACHFAEDLVNRA; from the coding sequence TTGTCCGAAGTTGTTATCACCGACCCCCGGTACGCCAGTGCGGGCAAACCCTCCGGCAGGCTGCTCGAGGTCGAGGATCTGCGCGTCGAGTTCCGTACCCGGGACGGCGTCGCCAAGGTCATCAACGGTGTCACCTACCACGTCAACGCCGGTGAGACGCTGGCGGTTCTGGGCGAGTCCGGCTCCGGCAAGAGCGTGACCGCCCAGGCGATCATGGGCATCCTGGACACCCCGCCCGGCTTCGTCACCGGCGGCCACATCCGCTTCCACGGCGACGACATGCTCGCGATGAGTTCCGAGCAGCGTCGCCGGATCCGCGGCAACGGCATCGCCATGGTGTTCCAGGACGCGCTGTCCGCGCTCAACCCGGTCTTCACCGTGGGCTTCCAGATCGCCGAGCAGTTCCGCGTACGGCAGGGCCTCAGCCGCCGTGACGCCAAGAAGCGCGCGATCGAGATGCTCGACCAGGTCAAGATCCCGTACGCGAAGCAGCGGGTGAACGAGTACCCGCACCAGTTCTCCGGCGGTATGCGGCAGCGCGTCATGATCGCGATGTCGCTGGCGCTCGACCCGGAGGTGCTGATCGCCGACGAGCCCACCACGGCGCTCGACGTGACCGTGCAGGCCCAGATCATGGACCTGCTCAGCGAGCTGCAGCGCGAACGGCAGATGGGCATGATCCTGATCACCCACGACCTCGGTGTCGTCGCCGACGTCGCGGACCGGATCGCCGTCATGTACGCCGGGCGCATCGTGGAGGAGGCGACGGTCTACGAGCTGTACGCCAAGCCCGCGCACCCGTACACGATCGGCCTGCTCCAGTCGATTCCCCGGCTCGACGAGAAGGGCCAGGAGCTGCGCACCATCAAGGGCCTGCCGCCGAACCTCATGCGGATCCCCTCGGGGTGCCCCTTCCACCCGCGCTGCCCCATGCGGGTGGACGACATCTGCATCCCGAACGTGCCGCCGCTGCTGCAGGTCGGCGCCACGCGGGCCAGCGCCTGTCACTTCGCCGAGGACCTGGTGAACCGTGCCTGA
- a CDS encoding ABC transporter permease codes for MSEPMPPSLVTSPPSSDPTVGNALEADAQEKRSHDKPRGLLGDAWRDLRRKPLFWISAALILLFVLMAAMPFLFTSASPSDGVLSRSRVGPSADAWFGYDVQGRDVYARVIYGARASIVVSLASTFGTVLFGGMMGVIAGYRGGWLDGLVSRLGEVFSGIPFVLGAIVILFTFNGPGSNRGPWAIMAIVVASLVVLTWPVSMRIMRSSVLAVRDADYIVAARAMGAGPGRIIFKHLIPNCLAPLLVYSTILIGSFVGAEATLSFLGVGLRTPVVSWGIMINEAQNYIRVSPFLLFFPSAFLVTAVLAFVMLGEAVREALDPKLR; via the coding sequence ATGAGTGAGCCCATGCCCCCGTCGCTGGTGACGTCGCCGCCGTCCAGCGACCCGACCGTGGGGAACGCACTCGAGGCGGACGCGCAGGAGAAGCGGTCGCACGACAAGCCCCGCGGCCTGCTCGGCGACGCCTGGCGTGACCTGCGCCGCAAGCCGCTGTTCTGGATCTCCGCCGCGCTGATCCTGCTCTTCGTGCTGATGGCCGCGATGCCGTTCCTGTTCACGTCGGCCAGCCCCTCCGACGGCGTGCTGTCGCGCAGCCGGGTCGGCCCGTCGGCGGACGCCTGGTTCGGCTACGACGTGCAGGGCCGCGATGTCTACGCCCGTGTCATCTACGGCGCGAGGGCGTCCATCGTCGTCTCGCTCGCCTCCACGTTCGGCACCGTGCTCTTCGGCGGCATGATGGGCGTCATCGCCGGATACCGCGGCGGCTGGCTGGACGGGCTCGTGTCCCGGCTCGGCGAGGTCTTCTCCGGCATTCCGTTCGTGCTCGGCGCGATCGTCATCCTCTTCACGTTCAACGGCCCCGGCAGCAACCGCGGACCGTGGGCGATCATGGCGATCGTCGTGGCTTCGCTGGTCGTCCTGACCTGGCCGGTGTCGATGCGCATCATGCGGTCGTCGGTGCTGGCGGTCCGCGACGCCGACTACATCGTGGCGGCCCGCGCGATGGGCGCCGGCCCGGGACGGATCATCTTCAAGCACCTGATCCCGAACTGCCTGGCCCCGCTGCTGGTCTACTCCACGATCCTGATCGGCTCGTTCGTCGGTGCCGAAGCGACCCTGTCCTTCCTCGGCGTCGGCCTGCGGACCCCGGTGGTCTCCTGGGGCATCATGATCAACGAGGCGCAGAACTACATCCGGGTCTCGCCCTTCCTGCTCTTCTTCCCCTCTGCCTTCCTGGTGACGGCGGTTCTGGCGTTCGTCATGCTGGGCGAGGCCGTCCGCGAGGCCCTCGACCCGAAACTCCGGTAG
- a CDS encoding ABC transporter permease produces MGRYVLRRLLQLIPVFFGTTFLIYYLVWAVPGDPFAGKCGERPCPQSYVDFMTEKFNLDKPIIVQYGTYMKNLLQGDFGQTFGGRQISDLISDAYPNTIKLAIVALIIEAVIGLAAGVLTGLRRNGFLDNLVLVSTLFMIALPIFVLGFLLQKWLGVDLGIVKPTVSNPPSFGELIMPGFVLGSASMAYIARLARTSIAENRRSDYVRTAIAKGLPMKRVVGVHLLRNSLIPVVTYLGTDLGALMGGAIVTEGIFNINGIGRQVYRAIVTKEGATVVSIVVILVLVYLLSNLLVDLLYAALDPRIRYE; encoded by the coding sequence ATGGGCCGATACGTGCTGAGGCGGCTGCTCCAGCTGATACCCGTCTTCTTCGGGACCACGTTCCTCATCTATTACCTGGTCTGGGCAGTGCCCGGCGACCCCTTCGCGGGCAAGTGCGGCGAGCGTCCGTGCCCGCAGTCGTACGTCGACTTCATGACCGAGAAGTTCAACCTCGACAAGCCGATCATCGTGCAGTACGGCACGTACATGAAGAACCTGCTGCAGGGCGACTTCGGGCAGACCTTCGGCGGCCGGCAGATCAGCGACCTCATCTCGGACGCGTACCCGAACACGATCAAGCTGGCGATCGTCGCGCTGATCATCGAGGCGGTCATCGGCCTGGCGGCCGGCGTCCTCACCGGTCTGCGCCGCAACGGGTTCCTGGACAACCTCGTCCTGGTCTCCACGCTCTTCATGATCGCGCTGCCGATCTTCGTGCTCGGCTTCCTGCTGCAGAAGTGGCTCGGCGTCGACCTCGGCATCGTCAAGCCCACGGTCTCCAACCCGCCCAGCTTCGGTGAACTCATCATGCCGGGCTTCGTGCTGGGAAGCGCGTCGATGGCGTACATCGCCCGGCTGGCGCGCACCAGCATCGCCGAGAACCGGCGCTCCGACTACGTCCGTACGGCGATCGCCAAGGGTCTGCCGATGAAGCGGGTGGTGGGTGTGCACCTGCTGCGCAACTCGCTGATCCCGGTGGTCACCTACCTGGGCACCGACCTGGGCGCGCTCATGGGTGGCGCCATCGTGACCGAGGGCATTTTCAACATCAACGGTATCGGCCGGCAGGTCTACCGTGCGATCGTCACGAAGGAGGGCGCGACCGTCGTCTCGATCGTCGTGATCCTCGTGCTCGTGTACCTGCTCTCGAACCTGCTCGTCGACCTCCTGTACGCCGCGCTCGACCCGAGGATCCGCTATGAGTGA
- a CDS encoding peptide ABC transporter substrate-binding protein: MRVSKRASVVALTTAVALVAAGCSGSDDSDTGKGSGDTANGAITIDGTQPEVGLIPANTTETGGGKIVDFLWTGLVSYPNDGGAPKNAVAQDIKTTDSKVYTIKIKPDTKFHDGTVVKAKNFVDAWNWAAYSPNGAQNGSFFSDIAGFADVHTEDPDGDGPKKAPEPKAKTMSGLKVIDDTTFEVTLNAPFSIFPTKLGYSAFMPLPDAFFSQTPEEFGKKPIGNGPVKFVSWQDNVEVKLTRFDDYNLDDKVKIKDVTVKMYQEDTAAYNDLVSGTLDFQQQVPVSSLAGDKWKADLGDRAIEAQIPVMQILGIPIYDKRFQNANLRKAISLSINRQEIADKIFFNTRKAATSWSSPLAPGHTDNDCTVCKFDPAAAKAALQAAGGFTGELVLYYNADASHKEWMEATAQSIKTNLGINVRAEGVPTFAVFRQTINDHKMKGIYRAGWQQDYPDVENWIGPLYVTGGSSNDGLFSNAQVDKLYKEGTAAPSVDAAHAKFAEATKIIDQEVPAIPMFEVTQQSGVSDRVTGVKTTNVGEIDLSSVQLK, translated from the coding sequence ATGAGAGTCTCGAAGCGGGCGAGCGTGGTCGCGCTGACCACAGCCGTCGCGCTCGTGGCTGCTGGTTGCAGCGGTAGCGACGACAGCGATACCGGTAAGGGCAGCGGCGACACCGCTAACGGTGCGATCACCATCGACGGCACTCAGCCCGAGGTCGGCCTGATCCCGGCCAACACCACCGAGACCGGTGGTGGCAAGATCGTGGACTTCCTGTGGACGGGCCTGGTCTCGTACCCGAACGACGGTGGTGCTCCCAAGAACGCCGTCGCTCAGGACATCAAGACCACGGACTCCAAGGTCTACACGATCAAGATCAAGCCGGACACCAAGTTCCACGACGGCACCGTCGTCAAGGCGAAGAACTTCGTGGACGCGTGGAACTGGGCGGCGTACTCGCCCAACGGCGCGCAGAACGGCAGCTTCTTCAGTGACATCGCCGGCTTCGCCGACGTGCACACCGAGGACCCGGACGGCGACGGCCCGAAGAAGGCGCCCGAGCCCAAGGCCAAGACGATGTCCGGCCTGAAGGTCATCGACGACACGACGTTCGAGGTCACCCTCAACGCGCCGTTCTCGATCTTCCCGACCAAGCTCGGTTACAGCGCGTTCATGCCGCTGCCCGACGCCTTCTTCTCCCAGACCCCGGAGGAGTTCGGCAAGAAGCCGATCGGCAACGGCCCGGTCAAGTTCGTCTCGTGGCAGGACAACGTCGAGGTCAAGCTGACCCGTTTCGACGACTACAACCTTGACGACAAGGTCAAGATCAAGGACGTCACGGTCAAGATGTACCAGGAGGACACCGCGGCGTACAACGACCTGGTGTCCGGCACGCTGGACTTCCAGCAGCAGGTCCCGGTCTCCTCGCTGGCCGGCGACAAGTGGAAGGCCGACCTGGGCGACCGCGCCATCGAGGCGCAGATCCCGGTCATGCAGATCCTGGGCATCCCGATCTACGACAAGCGCTTCCAGAACGCGAACCTGCGCAAGGCCATCTCGCTGTCGATCAACCGCCAGGAGATCGCCGACAAGATCTTCTTCAACACCCGTAAGGCCGCCACCAGCTGGTCCAGCCCGCTGGCGCCCGGTCACACGGACAACGACTGCACGGTCTGCAAGTTCGACCCGGCGGCCGCCAAGGCGGCGCTGCAGGCGGCCGGTGGCTTCACCGGTGAGCTGGTGCTCTACTACAACGCCGACGCCAGCCACAAGGAGTGGATGGAGGCGACGGCGCAGAGCATCAAGACCAACCTGGGCATCAACGTCCGGGCCGAGGGCGTTCCGACCTTCGCGGTCTTCCGCCAGACGATCAACGACCACAAGATGAAGGGCATCTACCGCGCCGGCTGGCAGCAGGACTACCCCGACGTCGAGAACTGGATCGGTCCGCTGTACGTGACCGGCGGCTCCTCGAACGACGGCCTGTTCAGCAACGCCCAGGTGGACAAGCTCTACAAGGAGGGCACCGCGGCGCCCTCCGTCGACGCGGCGCACGCCAAGTTCGCCGAGGCGACGAAGATCATCGACCAGGAAGTGCCGGCGATCCCGATGTTCGAGGTCACCCAGCAGTCGGGTGTCTCGGACCGCGTCACCGGTGTGAAGACGACCAACGTGGGAGAGATCGACCTCTCTTCGGTCCAGCTCAAGTAA
- a CDS encoding response regulator: MTEPTADEGRRLTVFLVDDHAMFRAGVRAELGAHVDVVGEASSVAEAVSRIAATMPDVVLLDVHMPDGGGRAVLEAMRRSHPQVKFLALSVSDAAEDVIGLIRAGARGYVTKTISPDELAAAIKRVADGDAVFSPRLAGFVLDAFAARPDVPVADPELDQLTNREREVLRLLARGYAYKEIAKELFISIKTVETHVSNVLRKLQMSNRYELSRWAADRRLV; encoded by the coding sequence ATGACCGAACCCACCGCCGACGAGGGCCGCCGCCTCACCGTCTTCCTCGTGGACGACCACGCCATGTTCCGCGCCGGCGTACGTGCCGAGCTGGGCGCGCACGTCGACGTGGTGGGGGAGGCGAGCTCCGTCGCCGAAGCGGTCTCCCGGATCGCCGCCACCATGCCCGACGTGGTGCTGCTCGACGTGCACATGCCCGACGGCGGCGGCCGTGCCGTCCTGGAGGCCATGCGCCGCAGCCACCCCCAGGTCAAGTTCCTGGCCCTGTCGGTCTCCGACGCGGCGGAGGACGTGATCGGCCTGATCCGCGCCGGCGCCCGCGGCTACGTCACCAAGACCATCTCCCCGGACGAGCTGGCCGCGGCCATCAAGAGGGTGGCCGACGGCGACGCGGTCTTCAGCCCCCGGCTCGCCGGCTTCGTGCTCGACGCCTTCGCCGCCCGCCCGGACGTACCGGTGGCCGACCCGGAACTCGACCAGCTCACCAACCGCGAACGCGAGGTCCTGCGGCTGCTGGCCCGGGGGTACGCGTACAAGGAGATCGCCAAGGAGCTCTTCATCTCGATCAAAACGGTCGAGACGCACGTGTCGAACGTGCTGCGAAAGTTGCAGATGTCGAACCGGTACGAACTGTCCCGCTGGGCAGCGGATCGCCGGCTCGTCTGA
- a CDS encoding ATP-binding protein: MYRPRDHRVIAGVASGIARHLSIPVTAVRVALVVLLGFNGLGLLLYAVFWAVLPQQAPTGEPKPRRDLVLLLPFGAIGLGVILLEGLLFGDDKGVAGTAGWLVAVIAVGAGVIWHQSDPTRRGHWGDSQAPWLAAVVAESDRRSFLFRFIGGGVLVAVGVIGVFAVYGPKNNLVIVLNGVIFALVGLLGVGVVVAPLLWRTFSQLRSEREGRIREQERAEVAAMIHDQVLHTLALIQRNSADIKEVQRLARGQERSLRNWLYKPAASPTERFGAALEQAAAEVEDTYAISVETVVVGDTQCDERVAALVAAAREALVNAARHAGVQTVSLYAEVEDEELSVFVRDRGAGFDLTAVADTRHGVRGSIIGRMQRHGGKAVIRSSPGDGTEVRLTLPASPMSVTAAKENAR; this comes from the coding sequence CTGTACCGGCCGCGCGACCACCGTGTCATCGCCGGGGTCGCATCCGGGATCGCGCGTCACCTCAGCATCCCCGTGACCGCGGTGCGGGTCGCTCTGGTCGTACTCCTGGGCTTCAACGGTCTTGGTCTTCTGCTCTATGCCGTGTTCTGGGCGGTCCTGCCGCAGCAGGCGCCCACCGGCGAGCCGAAGCCCCGCCGCGACCTGGTGCTGCTGCTGCCCTTCGGGGCGATCGGCCTCGGCGTGATCCTGCTCGAGGGCCTGCTGTTCGGCGACGACAAGGGCGTGGCCGGCACCGCCGGCTGGCTGGTGGCCGTCATCGCGGTGGGCGCCGGCGTGATCTGGCACCAGTCCGACCCCACCCGGCGCGGTCACTGGGGCGACAGCCAGGCGCCCTGGCTCGCTGCCGTGGTCGCCGAGAGCGACCGCCGCTCGTTCCTGTTCCGCTTCATCGGCGGTGGCGTCCTGGTCGCGGTCGGCGTCATCGGCGTCTTCGCGGTGTACGGCCCCAAGAACAACCTGGTCATCGTGCTCAACGGGGTAATCTTCGCCCTGGTCGGCCTGCTAGGCGTCGGCGTGGTGGTGGCACCGCTGCTCTGGCGGACGTTCAGCCAGCTGCGCAGCGAGCGCGAGGGCCGCATCCGCGAGCAGGAGCGCGCCGAGGTGGCCGCCATGATCCACGACCAGGTGCTGCACACGCTCGCCCTGATCCAGCGCAACTCCGCCGACATCAAGGAAGTCCAGCGGCTCGCCCGGGGGCAGGAGCGCTCGCTGCGCAACTGGCTCTACAAGCCGGCCGCGTCACCGACCGAGCGGTTCGGGGCGGCGCTGGAGCAGGCCGCCGCCGAGGTCGAGGACACGTACGCGATCTCCGTCGAGACCGTCGTCGTGGGCGACACGCAGTGCGACGAACGGGTCGCCGCCCTCGTCGCGGCCGCCCGGGAAGCCCTGGTCAACGCGGCCCGGCACGCGGGCGTGCAGACCGTCTCGCTCTACGCCGAGGTCGAGGACGAGGAGCTCAGCGTCTTCGTCCGCGACCGCGGCGCCGGCTTCGACCTCACCGCCGTGGCCGACACCCGGCACGGCGTCCGTGGTTCGATCATCGGGCGCATGCAGCGGCACGGCGGCAAGGCCGTGATCCGCAGTTCACCGGGGGACGGCACCGAGGTGCGCCTGACGCTGCCCGCCTCGCCGATGAGCGTCACCGCCGCAAAGGAGAACGCACGATGA